In the Candidatus Electrothrix rattekaaiensis genome, one interval contains:
- a CDS encoding peptide chain release factor 3 codes for MSSKLKREIEKRRTFGIISHPDAGKTTLTEKLLLFGGAIKMAGAVKSRKTANHATSDWMSIEQERGISVTTSVMKFNYRDFEINLLDTPGHQDFSEDTYRVLTAVDSALMVIDSAKGVETQTTKLMEVCRMRNTPIITFINKLDRDGMDPLDILADIEEKLQIECAPLSWPIGMGKRFKGVYDLHRNELNLFTPSQETRPEDRITVKGLDDPRLDELLGGPDADQLREDIELLHGAANPFEHEEYLKAGQTPVFFGSAINNFGVKELLDNFVELSPSPGPRAALSREVAPDEEAFSGFTFKIQANMDPAHRDRIAFFRICSGKFTRGMRVRHHRLGKEVNLSKATVFMAQNRASVDEAYPGDIIGIHNHGTIKIGDTFSDKELLKFTGIPNFAPEHFRRVLLKNPLKTKQLHKGLMQMAEEGAVQMFRPVMGSDYILGAVGVLQFEVTMARLKAEYNVDAIYETVQYSLARWVTCDDPKKLKAFEAKNQGNLAHDAEGHLAFMADGQWRLNHTAELFPEIVFHTTREHN; via the coding sequence GTGAGCAGCAAGCTGAAAAGAGAAATAGAAAAACGGCGCACCTTTGGCATTATCAGCCATCCAGATGCAGGCAAAACCACCCTGACCGAAAAACTCCTTCTCTTTGGCGGGGCTATCAAAATGGCGGGCGCAGTCAAATCCCGTAAAACCGCCAACCATGCTACCAGTGACTGGATGTCCATTGAGCAGGAACGCGGCATTTCCGTGACCACCTCGGTGATGAAGTTCAATTACCGGGATTTCGAGATCAACCTGCTGGACACACCGGGCCATCAGGATTTTTCCGAAGACACCTATCGGGTACTGACCGCTGTGGACTCGGCCCTGATGGTGATTGATTCGGCCAAGGGCGTAGAGACCCAGACCACCAAGTTGATGGAGGTCTGCCGGATGCGCAATACCCCTATCATCACCTTTATCAATAAGCTGGACCGGGACGGCATGGATCCCTTGGATATCCTTGCTGATATTGAGGAGAAGCTTCAGATCGAATGTGCCCCCCTGTCCTGGCCCATCGGCATGGGGAAACGCTTCAAGGGCGTATACGATCTCCATCGCAATGAGCTGAATCTCTTCACCCCGAGCCAGGAAACCCGGCCCGAGGATCGTATCACCGTCAAGGGGCTGGATGATCCCCGCTTGGATGAGTTATTAGGTGGTCCTGATGCTGACCAGCTGCGGGAGGATATCGAGTTGTTGCACGGAGCCGCCAATCCCTTTGAGCATGAGGAGTATCTCAAGGCAGGGCAGACACCGGTGTTCTTTGGCAGTGCCATTAATAATTTCGGGGTCAAAGAACTGCTGGATAATTTTGTCGAGCTTTCCCCGTCTCCCGGCCCCCGCGCTGCTCTCTCCCGTGAGGTAGCTCCTGATGAGGAGGCATTCAGCGGCTTTACCTTTAAGATCCAAGCCAATATGGACCCGGCCCATCGTGACCGGATTGCCTTTTTTCGTATCTGCTCTGGCAAGTTCACTCGTGGGATGCGGGTCAGGCATCATCGCCTGGGTAAGGAAGTCAATCTGAGCAAGGCCACGGTCTTTATGGCCCAGAACAGGGCCAGTGTGGATGAGGCCTATCCTGGAGATATTATCGGCATCCATAACCACGGCACCATTAAGATCGGCGATACCTTCTCTGATAAGGAGCTTCTCAAATTCACCGGTATTCCTAACTTTGCGCCTGAGCATTTCCGGCGGGTGCTTTTGAAAAATCCGCTCAAAACCAAACAGCTCCATAAGGGGTTGATGCAGATGGCGGAAGAAGGGGCTGTGCAGATGTTCCGCCCGGTCATGGGCAGTGATTATATTCTCGGGGCGGTAGGTGTGCTTCAGTTCGAGGTCACTATGGCCCGGCTCAAGGCTGAGTACAACGTGGATGCGATTTACGAAACCGTGCAATACAGCCTTGCCCGCTGGGTGACCTGTGATGATCCGAAAAAGCTCAAGGCCTTTGAGGCCAAGAATCAGGGTAATCTGGCCCATGATGCGGAAGGGCATCTGGCTTTTATGGCCGATGGGCAATGGCGGCTCAATCATACAGCGGAGCTATTCCCGGAGATTGTCTTTCATACCACTCGCGAGCATAATTGA
- a CDS encoding methylated-DNA--[protein]-cysteine S-methyltransferase encodes MYRSTLSTPIGLIRLIADDHALYQISFPGGKINPPNVVSALNDHPLLCRAKVHLDEYFQGIRKNFDLPLNPQGTTFQQEVWACIQEIPYGKTKTYSEIAAALGNVNKARAVGGAANKNPLPIVIPCHRVIGNSGRLTGFAGGLEVKKYLLELEQKEQKKGSDIC; translated from the coding sequence ATGTATAGAAGTACGCTCTCTACCCCGATCGGCCTGATCCGACTCATTGCTGATGATCATGCCTTGTACCAAATTTCGTTTCCTGGCGGGAAGATAAATCCGCCTAATGTCGTTTCGGCACTGAATGATCATCCACTGCTTTGCCGGGCCAAAGTCCATCTTGATGAGTATTTTCAAGGTATAAGGAAAAACTTTGATCTACCTCTGAACCCACAGGGCACCACCTTTCAGCAGGAGGTCTGGGCCTGTATCCAGGAAATCCCCTATGGCAAAACTAAAACCTACAGCGAAATTGCTGCTGCGCTCGGTAACGTGAACAAGGCCAGGGCGGTGGGCGGGGCGGCCAATAAAAATCCCCTGCCCATCGTGATTCCCTGCCATCGGGTGATAGGAAATTCTGGCAGGCTGACCGGTTTTGCGGGTGGGTTGGAAGTCAAAAAATATCTGCTGGAATTAGAACAAAAAGAACAAAAAAAGGGATCAGACATCTGCTAG
- a CDS encoding FAD-dependent oxidoreductase: MSERKIITVSGKDAKGLRLTSKIFEEEVRGAAADADELRLESFGQHNIGLRLGNVERPLTIRITGPAGQRVGCMGMPGSTIICEGSASDDVGYLNIGADIVVKGDATNGICNAMAGGRVMIGGSIGARGLTMTKWNPEYEKPEMWVLGSVGDTFAEFNCGGIAVVCGHETKNPDNVLGYRPCVGMVGGQVYFRGKTDDSYSRNNAKLTKPSDEEWQWLLDRLPGYLEAIGRPELLETLSNRDEWNLLTAVTAQERALMFSGPMPMSEFAARIWNNGFGGGDPLRDLAPGLDRSVIGVVESGDLRRRSPYWVNRDSAAPCTYYCPMHIPTIDRLRMIREGRNDEAYEMLLRYTPLPASVCGTICPNLCIQNCSRKKVDYSIDAAVLGQAVHNVDPPKCKPATGHKVAIIGGGPAGMGAAWHLALAGIEAHIFERSEELGGKLAQTIPWERLTKAVWQMEVERFLKNELITVSFGTEMTKEKLEELKAEYDYVIVAVGTHQPKTIPFTGHERVIPALDYLKAAKSDSPLETGKQVVIIGAGNVGCDVAAECYRLGAEEVTLVDIQKPLAFGKERDAAEALGATFKWPVMTKEVTEEGLFTDKDELIPAQTVIISIGDVPNLPFLPESVEVVNIAGGSWIKTDDAGRTSDERILAIGDVERPGLATNALGAAKRTAEYLASVLSEKEWKPFAQKLIQYEALTIAHYDPAEEKGDTESQQAARCLSCGSCRDCHLCETICPTHAISRREAVAAEPEGVSFEYVSDDSKCIACGFCADTCPCGIWTMRPF; this comes from the coding sequence ATGAGTGAGCGAAAAATAATAACAGTAAGCGGCAAAGACGCAAAGGGCCTGCGCCTGACGTCCAAGATCTTTGAAGAAGAGGTGCGCGGTGCGGCGGCTGATGCCGACGAATTGCGTCTGGAGTCCTTTGGTCAACATAATATCGGGCTGCGACTGGGTAATGTGGAGCGTCCTCTGACCATCCGTATCACCGGCCCGGCAGGACAGCGCGTAGGCTGTATGGGCATGCCCGGTTCCACCATCATCTGTGAAGGCTCGGCCTCGGACGATGTGGGCTACCTGAACATCGGTGCGGACATCGTTGTCAAAGGCGATGCTACCAATGGTATCTGCAACGCTATGGCCGGTGGTCGGGTAATGATCGGCGGTTCCATCGGTGCTCGCGGTCTGACCATGACCAAGTGGAATCCGGAATACGAGAAGCCGGAGATGTGGGTCTTGGGTTCTGTGGGCGACACCTTTGCCGAGTTCAACTGTGGCGGCATTGCGGTTGTCTGCGGTCATGAGACCAAGAACCCGGACAATGTCTTAGGCTATCGTCCCTGCGTAGGTATGGTCGGCGGCCAAGTCTATTTTCGCGGCAAGACCGATGATAGCTATTCACGTAATAATGCAAAATTGACCAAGCCATCCGATGAGGAATGGCAGTGGCTCTTGGACCGCTTACCGGGTTATCTGGAGGCTATCGGTCGCCCGGAACTCCTGGAGACCTTGAGCAACCGGGATGAGTGGAATCTGCTTACTGCAGTAACTGCTCAGGAGCGGGCTTTGATGTTCTCCGGCCCCATGCCCATGTCCGAGTTTGCGGCCCGCATCTGGAACAACGGTTTCGGTGGCGGTGATCCTCTCCGCGATTTGGCTCCGGGCCTTGACCGCTCGGTCATCGGGGTAGTGGAAAGCGGTGATCTGCGGCGACGCAGTCCCTACTGGGTGAACCGTGATTCTGCCGCGCCTTGTACCTATTATTGCCCCATGCATATTCCGACCATTGATCGGCTGCGTATGATCCGTGAGGGCAGAAATGATGAAGCCTATGAGATGCTGCTCCGCTATACGCCTTTACCGGCTTCAGTCTGCGGTACCATCTGTCCGAACCTCTGTATCCAGAACTGCTCCCGTAAGAAGGTGGATTATTCCATTGATGCTGCCGTACTGGGTCAGGCGGTGCATAATGTTGATCCGCCCAAGTGCAAGCCTGCAACTGGTCATAAGGTAGCGATCATCGGTGGCGGACCGGCAGGTATGGGTGCGGCTTGGCATTTAGCACTAGCCGGAATTGAGGCCCATATCTTTGAGCGGAGCGAGGAACTGGGCGGTAAGCTGGCCCAGACCATTCCTTGGGAACGCCTGACCAAGGCGGTTTGGCAGATGGAGGTGGAGCGTTTTCTCAAGAACGAGCTGATCACTGTCAGTTTTGGCACTGAAATGACCAAGGAGAAGTTGGAAGAGCTGAAGGCAGAATACGATTATGTTATCGTTGCCGTTGGTACTCACCAGCCCAAGACCATCCCCTTTACCGGTCATGAGCGGGTTATCCCAGCACTAGATTACCTGAAGGCGGCCAAGAGTGATTCGCCTCTGGAAACTGGCAAACAGGTGGTGATTATTGGTGCCGGTAATGTAGGCTGTGACGTGGCAGCGGAATGTTATCGTCTCGGTGCTGAAGAAGTGACCCTGGTGGATATCCAGAAGCCTTTGGCTTTCGGCAAAGAGCGCGATGCAGCTGAGGCCCTGGGCGCGACCTTCAAATGGCCGGTCATGACCAAGGAAGTGACGGAAGAGGGACTGTTCACGGATAAGGATGAGCTGATTCCGGCGCAGACCGTGATTATCTCCATCGGTGATGTGCCCAATCTGCCCTTTCTGCCTGAGAGCGTCGAGGTAGTGAATATTGCAGGCGGTTCCTGGATCAAGACCGATGACGCCGGTCGCACCAGTGATGAAAGAATTCTTGCTATAGGCGATGTTGAGCGGCCCGGTCTGGCCACCAATGCCTTGGGTGCGGCCAAGCGGACAGCGGAATACCTTGCCTCTGTCCTCAGCGAAAAAGAGTGGAAACCCTTTGCCCAAAAATTGATCCAGTACGAGGCTCTGACTATTGCTCATTATGATCCGGCTGAAGAAAAGGGCGATACAGAAAGCCAGCAGGCGGCCCGTTGCCTGAGTTGCGGTTCCTGTCGCGACTGCCATCTCTGCGAGACCATTTGTCCGACCCATGCAATCTCCCGACGAGAGGCTGTGGCTGCCGAGCCGGAGGGAGTCAGCTTTGAGTATGTGTCTGATGACAGCAAGTGCATCGCCTGCGGGTTCTGCGCTGACACCTGTCCCTGCGGGATTTGGACCATGCGACCGTTTTAA
- a CDS encoding Fic family protein: MPPNKAKALMLAKRQLSELVCDAVNLEGINYTLPEVQTLLDGITVGGHKLSDQQIVLNQSNAWQEVFALVKNDRFAVTAEIACKLHGIAAKEDALEWGRFRSGGVMIAGTEYMPPSASKLPELIAKMIEDAEKIVDVYDQAIHYFLTMARCQFFYDVNKRMGRFMMNGFLLQNGFPAINLPAKRQLEFNRLMLDLYTTGKQDAMNNFLRSCLDEKIINIMKENQIHGQAAHNH, from the coding sequence ATGCCGCCCAACAAGGCCAAGGCATTGATGCTGGCCAAACGGCAATTGTCCGAATTGGTCTGCGATGCAGTCAATCTTGAGGGAATCAACTATACCTTGCCCGAAGTACAGACCCTGCTGGACGGCATAACCGTTGGCGGCCATAAGCTCAGTGATCAGCAGATTGTTCTTAATCAGTCCAATGCTTGGCAGGAAGTCTTTGCCTTGGTGAAAAACGACCGGTTTGCTGTTACTGCCGAGATTGCTTGCAAGCTACATGGAATCGCGGCTAAAGAAGATGCCTTGGAATGGGGTCGATTTCGCTCCGGCGGAGTGATGATAGCCGGAACAGAATATATGCCGCCATCAGCAAGCAAGCTGCCGGAACTGATTGCCAAGATGATTGAAGATGCTGAGAAAATAGTAGATGTCTATGATCAGGCCATCCATTATTTTTTGACTATGGCCCGTTGCCAGTTCTTCTATGATGTCAATAAACGGATGGGTCGCTTTATGATGAACGGCTTTCTGCTGCAAAACGGCTTTCCGGCTATTAACCTTCCGGCAAAGCGACAATTGGAATTCAACCGGCTGATGCTTGATTTGTACACAACCGGGAAACAGGACGCGATGAACAATTTTCTTCGTTCCTGCTTGGATGAAAAAATTATCAATATAATGAAAGAAAACCAGATACACGGGCAGGCTGCCCATAATCACTGA
- a CDS encoding nucleotidyltransferase domain-containing protein: MPEESIKQSVKKYLRELLRLGIPVRFGVIFGSHARGDIHKWSDIDLLVVSKLYDKSYSRDDIKLLWKTAARTDNRIEPIPVGMNRWEQDDESTIIEVARREGIRIIV, from the coding sequence ATGCCTGAAGAATCAATTAAACAGTCAGTGAAAAAGTATTTACGAGAACTTTTACGGCTTGGCATCCCGGTTCGATTCGGCGTTATTTTCGGCTCCCATGCCCGAGGAGACATTCATAAATGGAGTGACATTGATTTATTGGTAGTATCAAAATTATACGATAAATCATATAGTCGTGATGATATAAAACTCTTATGGAAAACAGCAGCTCGAACAGATAATCGGATAGAGCCGATTCCGGTTGGAATGAATCGCTGGGAACAAGATGACGAGAGTACAATTATTGAAGTTGCCCGTCGGGAAGGAATACGTATAATCGTCTAA
- a CDS encoding HEPN domain-containing protein — MVDIEKHISHWRTGAEEDFEVAGQLIKSNKIRHGLFFLHLTIEKILKAHVCRHTGDIAPRIHNLVRLAELSGVVFDTEQLDLLSEMNPCNIEGRYPELWGGSSLTARGGNACK; from the coding sequence ATGGTAGATATCGAAAAGCATATTTCTCACTGGCGCACAGGAGCGGAGGAAGATTTTGAGGTGGCAGGCCAACTCATTAAATCGAATAAAATTCGTCATGGCCTCTTCTTCCTGCATCTGACTATAGAAAAGATTCTCAAAGCCCATGTTTGTCGTCATACTGGAGATATCGCTCCGAGAATTCATAACCTTGTACGGCTTGCTGAACTGTCCGGTGTCGTTTTTGATACAGAGCAGTTAGATCTTTTATCAGAAATGAATCCATGTAATATTGAAGGCCGTTATCCTGAACTCTGGGGGGGGTCTTCCCTCACTGCAAGAGGCGGGAACGCTTGTAAATAA
- a CDS encoding glutamate synthase-related protein, whose protein sequence is MVSVRSVYTQPSSLTANDLPWIIKHREDRCTLCGKCTAVCPKQAIYLTYRRQRVPKLDILKKKRGNDYRHFVGIRQNTEVDKMCIGCGMCSSVCPNEAIAPVPNPNEHRSRFHMDQKGDSWKRGGRRNAPGKTILDRISFGRISMLTDPALDAGRHEFSTNTILGRVLPPEEFLRRKAAGEWIPPTREIFPFVIGSMSFGALSPNMWLGLLQGVAYCNEVLGIPVVMATGEGGCPPWVLKSPFLKYIILQIASGYFGWDEIIRAIPDMQCDPAAIEIKYGQGAKPGDGGLLMWFKVSKLIARLRGVPEGVDLPSPPVHQTLYSIEESVMKMIQTLSMAFNFRVPVYPKISGSTSAKSVLNNLVRNPYAGALLIDGIDGGTGAAYNVSMDATGYPIASNLRECYQELVAQGRQNEIPLFAAGGVGKNGNVTQNGMALIMLGASGVHIGKYIMQSAAGCLGNEMGRCNVCNVGICPKGITSQNEKLFRRLDPDDVAQRVADTFSSIRTEMKKIMAPLGRSQSLPIGMSDALGIDDADAAKRLGIKYAC, encoded by the coding sequence ATGGTCTCAGTTCGATCAGTTTACACTCAGCCAAGCAGCCTGACCGCCAACGATCTGCCTTGGATCATCAAGCACCGTGAGGATCGTTGCACCCTCTGCGGAAAATGCACGGCTGTCTGCCCTAAGCAGGCTATTTACCTGACCTACCGCAGGCAGCGGGTGCCCAAGCTGGATATCCTCAAGAAAAAACGCGGCAATGATTATCGTCATTTTGTCGGCATTCGTCAGAATACCGAAGTGGACAAGATGTGCATCGGTTGCGGCATGTGTTCCTCGGTTTGTCCCAATGAGGCCATCGCTCCGGTGCCCAATCCTAATGAGCATCGTTCCCGTTTTCATATGGACCAGAAAGGGGATTCCTGGAAGCGAGGCGGTCGTCGTAATGCTCCGGGCAAGACCATTCTGGACCGCATTTCTTTTGGCAGGATTTCCATGCTCACTGACCCTGCGCTGGATGCGGGCCGGCATGAGTTCAGCACCAACACCATCTTGGGTCGGGTGCTGCCACCAGAAGAATTTCTTCGTCGTAAAGCTGCTGGCGAATGGATTCCACCGACCCGGGAGATTTTCCCCTTTGTGATCGGATCCATGTCCTTTGGTGCGTTGTCGCCCAATATGTGGTTGGGCCTGCTCCAGGGTGTTGCCTATTGTAATGAGGTGCTGGGGATTCCCGTGGTCATGGCCACCGGTGAAGGCGGTTGTCCGCCGTGGGTTCTGAAAAGCCCCTTTCTCAAGTACATCATTCTCCAGATTGCGTCTGGTTATTTTGGTTGGGATGAGATCATCCGCGCTATTCCAGATATGCAATGTGATCCGGCAGCTATTGAGATTAAGTACGGCCAGGGGGCCAAGCCCGGTGACGGTGGACTGCTGATGTGGTTCAAGGTCTCCAAGCTGATTGCCCGTTTGCGGGGGGTACCGGAAGGCGTTGATCTGCCTTCTCCGCCAGTCCATCAGACGCTCTACTCCATTGAGGAGAGTGTCATGAAGATGATCCAGACCCTGTCTATGGCCTTTAATTTCCGGGTACCGGTGTATCCCAAGATTTCGGGGTCCACTTCGGCTAAGTCTGTGCTCAATAATCTGGTCCGTAATCCGTATGCCGGTGCTCTGCTGATTGACGGTATTGATGGCGGAACCGGTGCTGCTTACAACGTGTCTATGGATGCCACCGGCTATCCCATTGCCTCCAACCTGCGCGAGTGTTATCAGGAACTGGTTGCCCAAGGCCGCCAGAACGAAATTCCGCTCTTTGCTGCCGGTGGTGTGGGTAAGAACGGTAATGTGACCCAGAACGGTATGGCCTTGATTATGCTGGGAGCTTCCGGTGTGCATATTGGTAAGTACATCATGCAGTCTGCTGCTGGCTGTCTCGGCAATGAGATGGGCCGCTGTAATGTCTGCAACGTGGGTATTTGTCCCAAGGGTATTACCAGCCAGAACGAGAAATTGTTCCGTCGCTTGGATCCTGATGATGTGGCCCAGAGGGTCGCTGATACCTTCTCTTCCATCAGAACAGAGATGAAGAAGATCATGGCTCCGCTTGGTCGTTCTCAGAGTTTGCCTATCGGTATGTCTGATGCCCTTGGCATTGATGATGCTGATGCGGCTAAGCGGTTGGGGATTAAGTACGCCTGCTGA
- a CDS encoding glutamate synthase has translation MCRLALKTADIPFSPYEVLTGMEAMQEGYDGSGLGLLLRGVSFEDYKYKREDQIILSGIAHTEAAFKRLQRLMEERGFEQDYDHRFKVKADLVEAKDRYQYIVRVYKKPEGLTEQELEERLMQTRLFLRKNGEEHDNDLTIFSFWSDVVTIKEVGWPLQVGDALGLNDDRIKARVVMAQGRQNTNYGINLYACHPFFIQGIATMTNGENTAFIPIKEWLEGKNIPGYMGYQSDSEVFAHILHYVTKRLNLPLAAYKHVITPLKTEELNAHPQGDFLKGLRTACRRLIIDGPNAVIGTLPDETCMLAMDAKKLRPATVGGRPGAWAIASEMCGVEALVPDRDPSLDFQPMREHTVIIPPERKELQIWSQFDQFTLSQAA, from the coding sequence ATGTGTCGATTAGCCCTGAAAACCGCAGATATCCCCTTTTCACCGTACGAGGTGCTGACCGGCATGGAAGCCATGCAAGAGGGATATGACGGCAGCGGTCTCGGCCTGCTGCTACGCGGTGTCAGTTTTGAGGATTATAAATATAAAAGAGAAGACCAGATTATCCTGTCCGGTATTGCCCATACAGAGGCCGCGTTTAAACGCCTCCAGCGGCTGATGGAGGAGCGGGGCTTTGAGCAGGACTATGATCATCGTTTTAAGGTGAAAGCGGATCTTGTTGAAGCCAAGGATCGTTATCAGTACATTGTTCGGGTGTATAAGAAGCCGGAAGGCCTGACCGAGCAGGAACTGGAAGAGCGGCTGATGCAGACCCGGCTTTTTCTCCGCAAGAACGGGGAAGAGCACGATAATGATCTGACCATCTTTTCTTTTTGGTCTGATGTTGTGACCATCAAGGAAGTAGGCTGGCCCCTCCAGGTCGGGGATGCTCTCGGCCTGAACGATGATCGGATCAAGGCCAGAGTGGTTATGGCCCAGGGCCGCCAGAATACCAACTATGGTATTAATCTCTACGCCTGCCATCCCTTCTTTATTCAGGGCATCGCCACCATGACCAATGGCGAAAATACCGCCTTTATCCCGATCAAGGAATGGCTGGAAGGCAAGAATATCCCCGGCTACATGGGCTATCAATCTGACTCCGAGGTCTTTGCCCATATTCTCCATTATGTCACCAAAAGGCTCAACCTGCCTTTGGCAGCCTATAAGCATGTTATTACCCCGCTAAAGACAGAAGAATTGAATGCTCACCCCCAAGGAGATTTCCTCAAGGGCCTGCGTACAGCCTGTCGTCGTCTGATCATTGATGGCCCTAATGCAGTCATCGGCACCCTGCCTGATGAGACCTGTATGCTGGCTATGGATGCGAAAAAACTGCGGCCCGCCACGGTTGGCGGTCGTCCCGGTGCCTGGGCTATTGCTTCGGAAATGTGCGGTGTGGAGGCCTTGGTTCCAGATCGTGACCCCTCCCTCGATTTTCAGCCCATGCGTGAACACACAGTAATTATTCCACCCGAAAGAAAGGAACTTCAGATATGGTCTCAGTTCGATCAGTTTACACTCAGCCAAGCAGCCTGA